One region of Streptomyces sp. NBC_00442 genomic DNA includes:
- a CDS encoding DUF4328 domain-containing protein, whose amino-acid sequence MIGDPWSHSRADVRHADALYANAGNLQTLALLATAAVFIIWFHRVRTNADVLAADVCTRGRGWTIGGWFIPIANLWIPYQVAGEIWTASAQTAPDGSWRAVSQRPLTVWWGVWMTSLLIGRAAWALSRNADTLDELRRATDFMIFSDALGAAAAILAIVFVRRLTAMQDVKAAEGPSASS is encoded by the coding sequence GTGATCGGTGATCCGTGGTCGCACAGCCGAGCCGACGTCCGCCACGCCGACGCGCTCTACGCGAACGCCGGCAACCTCCAGACGCTCGCCCTGCTGGCCACGGCGGCCGTCTTCATCATCTGGTTCCACCGCGTCCGCACCAACGCCGACGTCCTGGCCGCCGACGTGTGCACGCGCGGCAGGGGCTGGACCATCGGCGGCTGGTTCATCCCGATCGCCAACCTGTGGATCCCGTACCAGGTCGCCGGCGAGATCTGGACGGCCAGCGCCCAGACCGCCCCGGACGGTTCGTGGCGCGCGGTCTCCCAGCGGCCGCTCACGGTCTGGTGGGGCGTGTGGATGACCAGCTTGCTGATCGGCCGGGCGGCCTGGGCCTTGAGCAGGAACGCCGACACCTTGGACGAGCTCCGGCGTGCGACCGACTTCATGATCTTCTCCGACGCGCTGGGCGCCGCGGCAGCCATCCTCGCGATCGTCTTCGTCCGGAGGCTGACCGCGATGCAGGACGTGAAGGCGGCTGAGGGTCCGTCCGCGTCGTCCTGA